One region of Palaemon carinicauda isolate YSFRI2023 unplaced genomic scaffold, ASM3689809v2 scaffold1024, whole genome shotgun sequence genomic DNA includes:
- the LOC137635211 gene encoding cilia- and flagella-associated protein 251-like, producing RREVEEEEKEEEEEEGRRKEVEEEEEGRREGEGRNGGRKSRLEGGEGEEEGREEERGEEEEERRKGHEEGKREEERGEEEGRREEERGEEEGREEERGEEEEERRKGEKREEEGREEERGEQEGGEEENRKGERRKGGGEGRRGGKGKEEGGKEEGGKRKGERRKGDRKRENRRKGGEEERGQEEGK from the exons aggagggaagtggaggaggaggagaaggaggaggaggaggaggaagggaggaggaaggaggtggaggaggaggaggaagggaggagggagggggagggaagaaATGGAGGA aggaagagtagACTGGAaggaggggagggagaggaggagggacGAGAGGAAGAaaggggagaggaggaagaggagaggaggaaAGGCCATGAGGAGGGGAAGAGAGAGGAGGAAAGGGGAGAGGAGGAGGGAAGAAGAGAGGAGGAAAGGGGAGAGGAGGAAGGACGAGAGGAGGaaaggggagaggaggaggaggagaggaggaaaggggagaagagggaagaggaggGGAGAGAGGAGGAAAGGGGAGAACaggaaggaggagaggaggagaacaGGAAAGgggagaggaggaaagggggaggagaagggaggagaggaggaaagggaaaggaggagggaggaaaggaggagggggggaAGAGGAAAGGGGAGAGGAGGAAAGGGGACAGGAAGAGGGAAAATAGGAGGAAAGGGGGAGAGGAGGAAAGGGGACAGGAAGAGGGAAAATAG